The region GAAGTAAAAATGTTCACCGTCGTGAATGCTGACCGGATTCAGGCTGCACTTCCAGTCTGTCGCGACATCGAAGAGGCGAAGGTCGGGGCTTTCTCGCTGGATGACGGCGCCGGCGCGGACGCTAGCCACCAATGAAGCTCGACCTCCACATCCACACCACTGCCTCAGATGGATCGTGGTCTCCGGCTGCCATCGTCCACGCGGCGGTCGAGGGCGGCTTGGATGTCATCTCTATCACCGATCACGATACGACGGCTGCGGTCGCGTCTGCGCAGGAAGCGGCAGGCTCGGCCCGTCTGCAGGTGATCCCCGGCATCGAGGTGTCTTCGACGCATGTCGGGCGCGACATCCATGTCCTTGGGTATTTCGTGGATCCGGGATCTGACGCCATGCAGGGACATGCGGTTCGAGCTGGGCGCCGTCGAGAGAGTCGAATGAAGGAGATGATCGAGCGACTGGACGCCCAGGGCGTCCATGTGACCTTCGCCGATGTAGAGCGGGCAGCTGGCCCCGACCGCGTCGTCATTGGTCGCCCCCATCTGGCTAAAGCGCTGGTGGAGGCCGGGTACGCTTCATCGTCGCCGGAGACCTTTCGTACTCTGATAGGCGATAACAACGACGCCTTTGTGCCGATGCATCTCCTCGACCCGATGGAGGCGGTCGAGTTGATTTTGGCCTCGGGCGGTGTGCCGATCTGGGCCCATCCTCCGGGAGACATGGTGGATGGGCTGCTGCCACTGATGAAGGAAGCGGGGC is a window of Longimicrobiales bacterium DNA encoding:
- a CDS encoding PHP domain-containing protein, with the protein product MKLDLHIHTTASDGSWSPAAIVHAAVEGGLDVISITDHDTTAAVASAQEAAGSARLQVIPGIEVSSTHVGRDIHVLGYFVDPGSDAMQGHAVRAGRRRESRMKEMIERLDAQGVHVTFADVERAAGPDRVVIGRPHLAKALVEAGYASSSPETFRTLIGDNNDAFVPMHLLDPMEAVELILASGGVPIWAHPPGDMVDGLLPLMKEAGLRGLEVYRPRTKRTDLLRLESICKSTGLLMSGGSDWHNPDYGTALGDFHVDANEIEALLRVGGL